A window of Pseudomonadota bacterium contains these coding sequences:
- a CDS encoding zinc ABC transporter substrate-binding protein — MCRHVITSFYRNLLEIDLTTITLYYTERYKVTLKNSFGVQKMRLVRLTAVMIFVIASAALPATAAPKVVASIMPVHSLASSLMEGVGKPTLLIPSNISPHRFALKPSQRKGIADADLVFWIGHGIEGRLSKIISSKGTSALALTKSAGLQILKARSGGVWGSDDGHDHHDHHGHGEHADSTKDLHIWLDPANARLMVQAMVAALIETDKKNQALYRANGKKLLAQLKKLEGEMLRTLAPVKNKPFIVFHDAFQYFEKRFGLNGAGALMVHSGHPPSAKRLFEVRKKILQAGVNCVFREPQFDGRLAVSVVRGTPAKIGILDPLGSDITPGPTGYSQLMRSAAKNLSDCLKN, encoded by the coding sequence ATGTGTCGCCATGTAATAACCTCTTTCTATCGCAATCTACTAGAAATCGACTTGACTACAATTACTTTATATTATACCGAACGTTATAAAGTAACATTAAAAAATTCTTTCGGGGTTCAAAAGATGCGCTTAGTTCGTTTAACTGCTGTCATGATTTTTGTAATAGCAAGTGCAGCTTTACCAGCAACCGCTGCACCTAAAGTGGTAGCATCTATTATGCCAGTTCATTCGCTAGCATCGTCATTGATGGAAGGTGTAGGCAAACCAACCTTACTGATACCAAGTAATATTTCTCCACACCGATTTGCCTTAAAACCCTCCCAACGCAAGGGCATTGCGGACGCAGACCTAGTTTTTTGGATTGGTCACGGTATCGAAGGTAGGTTGTCAAAAATCATTTCTAGTAAGGGCACAAGCGCTTTGGCGCTCACCAAATCAGCTGGGTTGCAGATTTTAAAGGCACGGAGTGGTGGTGTATGGGGAAGCGATGATGGACATGACCACCATGATCACCATGGGCATGGAGAACATGCAGACAGCACCAAGGATCTGCATATTTGGTTGGATCCAGCAAACGCCCGCTTAATGGTTCAGGCAATGGTTGCAGCACTTATTGAGACAGATAAAAAAAACCAAGCACTTTATAGGGCAAACGGCAAAAAGTTACTCGCTCAATTAAAAAAGCTCGAAGGTGAGATGCTGCGCACTTTAGCGCCGGTCAAGAATAAGCCGTTTATCGTTTTTCATGACGCATTTCAGTACTTTGAAAAACGGTTTGGTTTGAATGGTGCGGGGGCTTTAATGGTGCACTCAGGGCATCCTCCAAGTGCGAAACGACTGTTTGAAGTTCGTAAAAAAATTCTCCAGGCGGGTGTAAACTGTGTCTTCCGGGAGCCTCAATTCGATGGTCGATTAGCTGTGTCTGTTGTGCGTGGCACGCCGGCAAAAATCGGGATACTGGACCCGCTGGGCAGTGACATTACGCCCGGCCCAACTGGTTACAGTCAATTAATGCGCAGTGCTGCCAAGAATCTCAGCGACTGTTTGAAGAATTAA
- a CDS encoding Fur family transcriptional regulator, translated as MATHNIFPPPHHNHRDCINTALTHAEKVCAEHGVRLTAQRRRVLELVWGSHRPVGAYELLELLHKQDGKRLAPMTVYRALDFLIEQGLVHRLARLNAYIGSTASNNNHNSYFFVCDDCGQAAEVIDDDVKKVISEKANLMGFTVKLNTVEVSGCCSQCQDSA; from the coding sequence ATGGCGACACATAACATTTTCCCTCCTCCCCACCACAATCATAGGGACTGCATCAATACAGCGCTGACGCATGCTGAAAAGGTTTGCGCAGAACACGGTGTAAGACTTACTGCTCAAAGGCGGCGCGTGCTGGAACTAGTCTGGGGCAGTCACAGACCCGTAGGAGCATACGAGCTCCTTGAGTTGTTGCACAAACAAGATGGAAAACGGCTAGCGCCAATGACAGTGTATCGAGCGCTTGATTTTTTAATTGAACAAGGTCTTGTTCATCGCCTCGCGAGGCTTAATGCATACATAGGATCTACTGCGTCAAATAATAATCACAACTCTTACTTTTTTGTTTGCGACGATTGTGGGCAAGCTGCTGAGGTAATAGATGATGATGTGAAGAAGGTAATTTCTGAAAAGGCAAACCTAATGGGCTTTACAGTCAAACTCAATACAGTCGAGGTGAGTGGATGCTGTTCACAATGTCAGGATAGTGCATGA
- the znuC gene encoding zinc ABC transporter ATP-binding protein ZnuC encodes MNQSSDSLITAENISLKLGQQAGLENVSVAIRTEEIVTLIGPNGAGKTTLVHILLGIIKPDTGKIKRKENLRVGYVPQKLATNPNMPMTVTRFLKMTMALSDEKINSALIEVGASKVRDTLVANLSGGELQRIHIARALLRDPDLLILDEPTQNVDYSGQAELYALISKIRNERKCGILLISHDLHLVMSKTDHVLCLNKHVCCEGQPEAVSRHPEYQALFGPNVAEGLAVYSHQHDHQHNFLKKAEHVQSRQSND; translated from the coding sequence ATGAACCAAAGTTCGGACTCCTTGATAACGGCGGAAAACATAAGTCTGAAGTTGGGGCAACAGGCTGGGTTAGAAAATGTATCGGTTGCAATTAGAACTGAAGAAATCGTTACGTTAATAGGGCCGAATGGCGCAGGAAAAACAACGTTAGTCCATATTTTACTGGGTATTATTAAACCTGATACTGGCAAAATTAAACGAAAGGAAAATTTAAGGGTCGGGTATGTCCCACAGAAACTTGCCACTAACCCTAACATGCCAATGACAGTGACCCGTTTTTTGAAAATGACGATGGCTCTTAGTGATGAGAAGATAAACTCTGCTTTAATTGAGGTAGGAGCGTCTAAAGTCCGCGATACCCTTGTAGCAAATTTATCCGGCGGAGAATTACAGCGTATCCATATAGCGCGGGCACTCCTTCGTGATCCCGACCTGCTGATCCTCGATGAGCCTACCCAAAACGTTGATTATTCGGGGCAAGCAGAGCTCTATGCCCTCATCAGCAAAATTCGAAATGAAAGAAAATGCGGCATATTATTAATATCTCATGACCTTCATTTAGTTATGTCCAAGACAGATCACGTGCTTTGCCTTAACAAACATGTCTGCTGCGAAGGCCAGCCGGAGGCGGTCAGTAGACATCCAGAATACCAAGCACTGTTTGGTCCAAACGTGGCCGAAGGTTTAGCAGTTTATAGCCATCAACATGACCATCAACACAATTTTCTAAAAAAAGCTGAACACGTCCAATCGCGACAATCAAATGATTGA
- a CDS encoding metal ABC transporter permease: protein MIDEFLITGLMAGIGIALISGPLGCFVVWRQMAYFGDSLAHSAFLGIGLGFLLGINLTLGNIIACILFSLVTVFLQERRGIHLTSDTLLGILSHTALSLGLVVLALLQNVQIDLLAYLFGDVLSVSKFDLITVYVGVIVVLVVLASIWRPLISLSLHEELARAEGTPVMAARLTFTLLLAITIAIGMKIIGILLITSLLIIPAATARRFARTPEQMAVIAAIIGSLSVVSGLFGSLPLDTPTGPTIVVAAFCIFLITQLWQPNPK from the coding sequence ATGATTGATGAATTTCTCATAACCGGCCTAATGGCCGGTATTGGCATAGCACTCATTAGCGGACCTTTAGGTTGTTTTGTAGTCTGGCGACAAATGGCTTATTTTGGAGACTCTCTGGCCCATTCCGCTTTTCTTGGGATCGGCCTCGGCTTTCTGTTGGGTATTAACCTAACACTAGGCAACATAATAGCGTGTATTTTATTCTCTTTAGTCACCGTATTTTTGCAAGAACGCAGAGGCATACATTTAACATCCGACACGTTACTTGGTATACTCTCTCATACCGCATTATCTCTTGGCTTGGTAGTGCTCGCGTTGCTTCAAAATGTACAAATTGATTTATTGGCTTACCTCTTCGGTGATGTGCTGTCAGTAAGCAAGTTCGATTTAATCACGGTTTATGTCGGTGTCATTGTCGTCCTCGTCGTACTCGCCTCAATCTGGCGACCACTAATTTCGCTTTCCCTTCACGAAGAGTTGGCCCGTGCGGAAGGTACGCCAGTTATGGCTGCTCGCCTCACCTTTACACTCCTTCTCGCAATTACAATTGCAATAGGAATGAAAATAATAGGCATATTGCTGATAACATCATTACTCATTATTCCCGCGGCTACAGCACGTCGGTTTGCGCGCACACCCGAACAAATGGCAGTGATAGCAGCAATTATTGGTTCATTGTCGGTAGTATCGGGCCTTTTCGGTTCTTTGCCACTTGATACTCCAACGGGCCCAACAATCGTAGTTGCGGCATTCTGTATTTTTCTCATTACCCAATTGTGGCAGCCAAATCCTAAGTAA